A window of Rhinatrema bivittatum chromosome 2, aRhiBiv1.1, whole genome shotgun sequence contains these coding sequences:
- the PTF1A gene encoding pancreas transcription factor 1 subunit alpha, translating into MDTVLEHFPGLDAFPSPYFDEEDFFTDQSSRDHLDADEFLDDEVDFLAGQMHEYYKEGRAAAAAGEGGGVGDCSFSSSSSSSSSSGFLYECGAAACALSPGLRGSAALRRRRRARSEAELQQLRQAANVRERRRMQSINDAFEGLRAHIPTLPYEKRLSKVDTLRLAIGYINFLSELVQSDLPLRSPGGEGHSQPKKVIICHRGTRSPSPSDPDYGLPPLAGHSLSWTDEKQLKEQNIIRTAKVWTPEDPRKLNKSSLNNIENEPPFDFVS; encoded by the exons ATGGACACGGTGCTGGAGCACTTCCCGGGGCTGGACGCCTTCCCGTCGCCTTACTTCGACGAGGAGGACTTCTTTACGGACCAGTCCTCCCGCGACCACCTGGACGCCGACGAGTTCCTGGACGACGAGGTGGACTTCCTGGCCGGCCAGATGCACGAGTACTACAAGGaggggcgggcggcggcggcggcgggagaaGGGGGAGGCGTCGGGGATTGCAGCTTCtcctcgtcctcctcctcctcgtcgtCCTCCGGCTTCCTGTACGAGTGCGGGGCCGCCGCCTGCGCCCTGTCCCCGGGGCTGCGGGGCTCGGCGGCGCTGCGGAGGCGCAGGAGGGCGCGCTCGGAGGCGGAGCTGCAGCAGCTGCGCCAGGCGGCCAACGTGCGCGAGCGGCGGCGCATGCAGTCCATCAACGACGCGTTCGAGGGGCTGCGCGCGCACATCCCCACCCTGCCCTACGAGAAGCGGCTCTCCAAGGTGGACACCCTGCGCCTGGCCATCGGCTACATCAACTTCCTCAGCGAGCTGGTGCAGTCCGACCTGCCCCTGCGGAGCCCCGGCGGCGAGGGCCACAGCCAGCCCAAGAAGGTCATCATCTGCCACCGAGGCACCC GATCCCCGTCCCCAAGTGACCCAGATTATGGGCTGCCTCCGCTTGCTGGACATTCCCTCTCCTGGACGGATGAGAAACAACTGAAAGAACAGAACATTATCAGAACAGCTAAAGTATGGACTCCTGAAGACCCCCGGAAACTAAACAAATCTTCTCTGAATAACATAGAAAATGAACCTCCTTTTGATTTTGTATCATGA